The region cgggagggccctgggcagccGCCCGCCGCCGGGCGGAGCCGCGGGCAGAGCGGGGAACTCGCTGAGGCGACTGCCCCATCGCTTGCCGCCTTCTgtccgccgcccgccgcccgccgggGGCTCTCCGGCCTCGCCATGCAGCCGTGGGGCGCCGCCCTCGCCCTGCTCCTGGCCGCGCTCGCCCTGCTTGGCCTGCTCGCCCCAAGTCTGAGACGCCTGGGGAGGCGCGCCGTCGGAGCCAGGaccctgctgggggctgggggcccggaCGACGACGAGGAGGTGGACAGCGGAGGCCCGGCGGACCAGTTCAGTAACGAGCGCGAGCCGCTGCCCGGCGGATGCAGGCTCATCTGTAAGCCGTCGGCGCTGGCGCAGTGCTTGCTGCGCGCCCTGCGACGCTCGGCAGCCCTGGAGCCGGGTCCACGCTCCTGGCTCTCTGGGCCCCACCTGCAGACCCTCTGCCATTTCGTGTTGCCCGTGGGGCCCGGGCCTGAGCTGGCCCGGGAGTACCTGCAGTTACCGGACGACGGGCTGGTGGCCCTGGACTGGGTCGTGGGACCTTGCGCCCGGGGCCGCCGAGTCACCAACGCCGGGAGCCTTCCGGCCGTGCTGCTAGTGATCCCCAATGCGTGGGGGCGCCTCACCCGCAACGTGCTCGGCCTCTGTCTGCTCGCCCTAGAGCGCGGCTACTACCCGGTCATCTTCCACCGCCGCGGCCACCACGGCTGCCCTCTGGTCAGCCCCCGGCTGCAGCCTTTCGGGGACCCGTCCGATCTCAAGGAGGCGGTAACTTACATCCGCTTCCGACACCCCGCGGCCCCGCTGTTTGCGGTGAGCGAGGGCTCGGGCTCGGGGCTGCTGCTGTCCTACCTGGGCGAGTGCGGCTCCTCCAGCTACGTGACGGGAGCCGCCTGCATCTCGCCGGTGCTGCGCTGCCGCGAGTGGTTTGAGGCCGGCCTGCCCTGGCCCTACGAGCGGGGCTTTCTGCTCCATCAGAAGATCGCACTCAGCAGGTGGGTAAGGGAGGCCGCAGACCGGTACGGGGAGAATTGGGGCCTTGGGCTAGCAGAGACACAGCTCTGCCTGATACTGACTCAAACAGGTC is a window of Phyllostomus discolor isolate MPI-MPIP mPhyDis1 chromosome 8, mPhyDis1.pri.v3, whole genome shotgun sequence DNA encoding:
- the ABHD15 gene encoding protein ABHD15 yields the protein MQPWGAALALLLAALALLGLLAPSLRRLGRRAVGARTLLGAGGPDDDEEVDSGGPADQFSNEREPLPGGCRLICKPSALAQCLLRALRRSAALEPGPRSWLSGPHLQTLCHFVLPVGPGPELAREYLQLPDDGLVALDWVVGPCARGRRVTNAGSLPAVLLVIPNAWGRLTRNVLGLCLLALERGYYPVIFHRRGHHGCPLVSPRLQPFGDPSDLKEAVTYIRFRHPAAPLFAVSEGSGSGLLLSYLGECGSSSYVTGAACISPVLRCREWFEAGLPWPYERGFLLHQKIALSRYATALEDTVDIRKLFRSCSLREFEETLFCHTKNFPISWDTYWDHNDPLRDVDEAAVPVLCICSTDDPVCGPPDLFLPTELFHNNPYFFLLLSRYGGHCGFLRHEPLPAWSHEVILEYFRALTDFFRTEERLKGLSRHRASLLGGRRRWGTLQKREVSPSANLEEIFSWKRSYTR